One part of the Eleginops maclovinus isolate JMC-PN-2008 ecotype Puerto Natales chromosome 14, JC_Emac_rtc_rv5, whole genome shotgun sequence genome encodes these proteins:
- the LOC134876223 gene encoding anaphase-promoting complex subunit 10-like isoform X1, which produces MATPSKTPPGVDPKQLERTGMVREIGSQAVWSLSSCKPGFGVDQLRDDNLETYWQSDGSQPHLVNIQFRRRTTVKLLCIYADYKSDESYTPSKISVRVGNNFHNLQEIRVTTLNSHSITSSVMNNQCLTPPPPLCPSSLQQLEMVEPSGWIHITLMNQRTNDPISTFMIQIAVLANHQNGRDTHMRQIKVYTPVEESSIGKFPRCTTVDFMMYRTIR; this is translated from the exons ATGGCGACTCCGAGTAAGACCCCCCCCGGAGTCGACCCGAAGCAGCTGGAGAGGACCGGGATGGTCCGAGAGATCGGATCCCAGGCGGTGTGGTCCCTGTCCTCCTGTAAACCTG gGTTTGGAGTGGATCAGCTGAGAGACGATAACCTGGAGACGTACTGGCAGTCGGACGGCTCTCAGCCTCACCTGGTCAACATCCAGTTCAG gAGGAGAACGACGGTGAAGCTGCTGTGTATCTATGCAGATTATAAATCAGACGAGAGCTACACCCCCAGTAAGATCTCCGTCAGAGTGGGAAACAACTTCCACAACCTGCAGGAGATCCGGGTAACAACTCTTAACAGCCATAGTATTACATCATCAGTAATGAATAATCAGtgtctgaccccccccccccccctctgcccctcctctctgcagcagttaGAGATGGTGGAGCCCAGCGGCTGGATCCACATCACGCTGATGAACCAG cGTACGAACGATCCGATCAGCACCTTCATGATCCAGATCGCGGTGCTGGCAAACCATCAGAAcggcagagacacacacatgagaCAGATCAAGGTCTACACCCCCGTCGAGGAGAGCTCCATCGGGAAGTTCCCACGATGCACCACGGTCGACTTCATGATGTACCGCACCATCCGATGA
- the LOC134876223 gene encoding anaphase-promoting complex subunit 10-like isoform X2, with protein sequence MATPSKTPPGVDPKQLERTGMVREIGSQAVWSLSSCKPGFGVDQLRDDNLETYWQSDGSQPHLVNIQFRRRTTVKLLCIYADYKSDESYTPSKISVRVGNNFHNLQEIRQLEMVEPSGWIHITLMNQRTNDPISTFMIQIAVLANHQNGRDTHMRQIKVYTPVEESSIGKFPRCTTVDFMMYRTIR encoded by the exons ATGGCGACTCCGAGTAAGACCCCCCCCGGAGTCGACCCGAAGCAGCTGGAGAGGACCGGGATGGTCCGAGAGATCGGATCCCAGGCGGTGTGGTCCCTGTCCTCCTGTAAACCTG gGTTTGGAGTGGATCAGCTGAGAGACGATAACCTGGAGACGTACTGGCAGTCGGACGGCTCTCAGCCTCACCTGGTCAACATCCAGTTCAG gAGGAGAACGACGGTGAAGCTGCTGTGTATCTATGCAGATTATAAATCAGACGAGAGCTACACCCCCAGTAAGATCTCCGTCAGAGTGGGAAACAACTTCCACAACCTGCAGGAGATCCGG cagttaGAGATGGTGGAGCCCAGCGGCTGGATCCACATCACGCTGATGAACCAG cGTACGAACGATCCGATCAGCACCTTCATGATCCAGATCGCGGTGCTGGCAAACCATCAGAAcggcagagacacacacatgagaCAGATCAAGGTCTACACCCCCGTCGAGGAGAGCTCCATCGGGAAGTTCCCACGATGCACCACGGTCGACTTCATGATGTACCGCACCATCCGATGA
- the LOC134876226 gene encoding LOW QUALITY PROTEIN: anaphase-promoting complex subunit 10-like (The sequence of the model RefSeq protein was modified relative to this genomic sequence to represent the inferred CDS: substituted 1 base at 1 genomic stop codon), with protein MATPSKTPPGVDPKQLERTGMVREIGSXAVWSLSSCKPGFGVDQLRDDNLETYWQSDGSQPHLVNIQFRRRTTVKLLCIYADYKSDESYTPSKISVRVGNNFHNLQEIRQLEMVEPSGWIHITLMNQ; from the exons ATGGCGACTCCGAGTAAGACCCCCCCCGGAGTCGACCCGAAGCAGCTGGAGAGGACCGGGATGGTCCGAGAGATCGGATCCTAGGCGGTGTGGTCCCTGTCCTCCTGTAAACCTG gGTTTGGAGTGGATCAGCTGAGAGACGATAACCTGGAGACGTACTGGCAGTCGGACGGCTCTCAGCCTCACCTGGTCAACATCCAGTTCAG gAGGAGAACGACGGTGAAGCTGCTGTGTATCTATGCAGATTATAAATCAGACGAGAGCTACACCCCCAGTAAGATCTCCGTCAGAGTGGGAAACAACTTCCACAACCTGCAGGAGATCCGG cagttaGAGATGGTGGAGCCCAGCGGCTGGATCCACATCACGCTGATGAACCAG TAA